In Schlegelella aquatica, one DNA window encodes the following:
- a CDS encoding cytochrome c oxidase assembly protein yields the protein MRPLARLTLAAGASLASGPVAAHGGWQGGVEHAPAWLLQALYVLAWVGHALGAARVPARPAQALAFHTALLLAGVALFGPLDDWAAHSTAMHMVQHMVLIVGVAPLLVVAQPLPQWRACFGRLPVALARGPLRLAAAPMAAATVHALALWAWHAPGPYTAALLHEGWHVLEHASFLLTAWIFWWSVWRAPAARGLGALAALLFTLMHTGLLGALLTFAPQPLYLRESRDLWDQQLAGLVMWVPGGLAYLAAAAWSAARLLDRADRRAPG from the coding sequence ATGAGGCCGCTCGCCCGCCTCACGCTGGCCGCCGGTGCGAGCCTTGCGAGTGGCCCGGTGGCCGCTCACGGGGGGTGGCAAGGCGGGGTGGAGCACGCGCCGGCGTGGCTCCTGCAAGCACTCTACGTGCTCGCCTGGGTGGGGCACGCCCTGGGGGCCGCGCGGGTGCCCGCGCGCCCCGCCCAGGCGCTGGCGTTCCACACCGCGCTGCTGCTCGCCGGTGTGGCCCTGTTCGGGCCGCTCGACGATTGGGCCGCCCACAGCACCGCGATGCACATGGTCCAGCACATGGTCCTGATCGTCGGCGTCGCCCCGTTGCTCGTCGTGGCCCAGCCCTTGCCGCAGTGGCGCGCCTGCTTCGGCCGCCTGCCCGTGGCGCTCGCGCGCGGGCCGCTGCGCTTGGCGGCGGCACCGATGGCGGCGGCCACCGTGCATGCGCTGGCCCTCTGGGCTTGGCATGCACCGGGGCCCTACACCGCCGCTTTGCTGCACGAGGGCTGGCACGTGCTCGAGCACGCCAGCTTCCTTCTCACTGCCTGGATCTTCTGGTGGTCGGTGTGGCGCGCTCCCGCGGCCCGCGGCTTGGGGGCGCTGGCCGCCCTGCTCTTCACGCTGATGCACACCGGGCTGCTGGGCGCCCTCCTGACCTTCGCGCCACAGCCGCTGTATCTGCGCGAATCGCGTGACCTCTGGGACCAGCAACTCGCCGGCCTCGTGATGTGGGTGCCCGGAGGCCTCGCCTACCTGGCAGCGGCCGCCTGGAGCGCGGCGCGCCTGCTCGACCGCGCCGATCGTCGTGCGCCCGGCTGA
- a CDS encoding PAS and helix-turn-helix domain-containing protein: MHPCEPPFSGSDLELAFDLAPVGLCVSRDRVIQRCNEAFGSMFGYAPQELAGASMSVLYPSVEEFHRIGERGLQVMRDSGRYADERIMKHRGGRLFWCHVAGRSLDREDPFGCAVWMFEDISERRPVIAPLTVREREIAQLLVEGKTTKQIARILGISPRTVDAHRARLMRKLKVRTPTEMVSRLAGIS, translated from the coding sequence ATGCACCCGTGCGAACCGCCCTTCTCCGGCTCCGACCTCGAACTGGCCTTCGATCTGGCTCCCGTGGGCCTGTGCGTCTCGCGCGACCGGGTGATCCAGCGCTGCAACGAGGCCTTCGGCTCCATGTTCGGCTATGCGCCGCAGGAGCTGGCGGGGGCGTCGATGTCGGTGCTGTACCCCTCCGTCGAGGAGTTCCACCGCATCGGCGAGCGAGGGCTGCAGGTCATGCGCGACAGCGGCCGCTACGCCGACGAGCGGATCATGAAACACCGCGGCGGCCGCCTGTTCTGGTGTCATGTGGCGGGTCGCTCGCTGGATCGCGAAGACCCCTTCGGCTGCGCCGTGTGGATGTTCGAGGACATCTCCGAGCGGCGGCCCGTGATCGCGCCGCTCACCGTGCGCGAGCGCGAGATCGCTCAGTTGCTGGTCGAGGGCAAGACCACCAAGCAGATCGCGCGCATCCTGGGCATCAGCCCGCGCACCGTCGACGCCCACCGGGCACGCCTGATGCGCAAGCTCAAGGTCCGTACGCCCACCGAAATGGTCTCGCGGCTGGCGGGCATCTCCTGA
- a CDS encoding 3-hydroxybutyrate dehydrogenase, producing MDDTFLKGRTALVTGSVQGIGLAIAERLARAGAAIVLHGLATQAQAAEAEAALRCAGAEDVLFLDHDLRAPAAVEALMDRALGWRGGLDVLVNNAGIQFTAPIVEMPPQRWDAILAINLTAAFHTMRRALPGMLERGYGRVVNIASVHGLVASMHKAPYVAAKFGLVGLTRVAALECAAAGTRDSGGVTANCIAPGWTETAIIEPQIVARAVQLGIDRDAAVRDLLREKQPSLRTSRPSEIAEVAAMLCRPWAHNINGITLPVDGGWTAQ from the coding sequence ATGGACGACACCTTCCTCAAGGGGCGCACCGCACTGGTCACCGGGTCGGTGCAAGGCATTGGCCTGGCGATCGCCGAACGCCTGGCACGGGCGGGCGCGGCGATCGTGCTGCACGGTCTGGCGACGCAAGCGCAGGCCGCCGAGGCCGAGGCGGCGCTGCGGTGCGCCGGCGCCGAGGACGTGCTGTTCCTGGACCACGACCTGCGCGCACCCGCGGCCGTCGAGGCCCTGATGGACCGCGCGCTCGGCTGGCGCGGCGGGCTGGACGTGCTGGTCAACAACGCCGGCATCCAGTTCACCGCACCCATCGTCGAGATGCCGCCGCAACGCTGGGACGCGATCCTCGCGATCAACCTGACGGCCGCCTTCCACACCATGCGTCGCGCGCTGCCCGGCATGCTCGAGCGCGGCTACGGGCGCGTCGTCAACATCGCCTCGGTGCACGGGCTCGTGGCCTCCATGCACAAGGCTCCGTATGTGGCGGCCAAGTTCGGGCTGGTGGGCCTCACGCGTGTGGCTGCGCTGGAGTGCGCGGCCGCGGGCACGCGCGACAGCGGCGGTGTCACCGCCAACTGCATCGCACCGGGCTGGACCGAGACGGCGATCATCGAACCGCAGATCGTCGCGCGCGCGGTGCAACTCGGCATCGACCGCGACGCGGCGGTGCGTGACCTGCTGCGCGAGAAACAGCCCAGCCTTCGCACCTCGCGTCCCAGCGAGATCGCCGAAGTGGCCGCGATGCTGTGCCGCCCGTGGGCGCACAACATCAACGGCATCACGCTGCCGGTCGATGGGGGCTGGACGGCCCAGTAG
- a CDS encoding class I adenylate-forming enzyme family protein codes for MNLAHLLVRAAGTAGDRPAVFLGTHALHSYPALARRAASLAGALQGRWRLAPGERVGIFATNHPAVLEILFGCWWAGLAVVPINPKLHPREAQYILSHSGASLVFTTEDIAAGLEGQCKALPSLKEIVCIERPDYERLLQAEPLPGPLHRAPEELAWLFYTSGTTGRPKGVMITHRNLMAMTLCYFADVDSAQPQDAVLYAAPMSHGAGLYGLPHVAAAARHVVPDSRGFDPAEILALARHHRDVSMFAAPTMVRRLVEQAAAQGEEGDGLKTVVYGGGPMYLEDIQRALKVMGPRFVQIYGQGESPMTITALARRHLMDTSHPRYLQRLGSVGVAQTAVEVRVADEAGRDLPAGETGEVVVRGDTVMAGYWCDPEATARTIRDGWLYTGDMGSLDEDGFLTLRDRSKDVIISGGSNIYPREVEEVLLRHPDVAEVSVVGRRDAQWGEVVVAFVVPRTGASLHADALDALCVEHIARFKRPKEYVFVEALPKNHYGKVLKTELRARLQAGPDAAR; via the coding sequence ATGAACCTCGCCCACCTTTTGGTGCGTGCCGCCGGCACGGCGGGGGACCGGCCGGCGGTCTTTCTGGGCACGCACGCGCTGCACAGCTACCCTGCGCTCGCACGGCGCGCGGCCTCGTTGGCCGGTGCGCTGCAGGGCCGATGGCGCTTGGCGCCCGGCGAGCGCGTCGGCATCTTCGCCACCAACCACCCGGCCGTGCTGGAGATCCTTTTCGGCTGCTGGTGGGCGGGGTTGGCGGTCGTGCCGATCAACCCCAAGCTGCATCCGCGCGAGGCGCAGTACATCCTCTCGCACAGCGGCGCGTCGCTGGTGTTCACGACGGAGGACATCGCCGCGGGCCTGGAGGGGCAGTGCAAGGCGTTGCCGTCTCTGAAGGAGATCGTGTGCATCGAGCGGCCCGACTATGAGCGGCTGTTGCAGGCCGAGCCGCTGCCGGGACCGCTGCACCGCGCGCCCGAGGAGCTGGCCTGGCTGTTCTACACCTCGGGTACGACCGGCCGTCCCAAGGGCGTGATGATCACGCACCGAAACCTGATGGCGATGACGCTGTGCTACTTCGCCGACGTGGACTCGGCGCAGCCGCAGGACGCGGTGCTGTATGCGGCGCCGATGTCGCATGGCGCCGGGCTGTACGGGCTGCCGCACGTGGCCGCCGCGGCGCGCCACGTGGTGCCCGACAGCCGCGGCTTCGATCCGGCCGAGATCCTCGCGCTGGCACGGCACCACCGCGACGTGTCGATGTTCGCGGCGCCCACCATGGTGCGCCGGCTGGTCGAGCAGGCTGCCGCGCAAGGCGAGGAGGGCGACGGCTTGAAGACGGTGGTCTATGGCGGCGGGCCGATGTACCTCGAGGACATCCAGCGCGCGCTGAAGGTGATGGGCCCGCGCTTCGTGCAGATCTACGGCCAGGGCGAGAGCCCGATGACCATCACCGCGCTCGCGCGCCGGCACCTGATGGACACCAGCCATCCGCGCTACTTGCAGCGCCTGGGCTCCGTGGGTGTGGCGCAGACGGCGGTGGAAGTGCGCGTCGCCGACGAGGCCGGGCGCGACCTGCCCGCTGGCGAAACCGGCGAGGTCGTGGTGCGCGGCGACACCGTGATGGCCGGCTACTGGTGCGACCCCGAGGCCACCGCGCGCACGATCCGCGACGGGTGGCTCTACACCGGCGACATGGGCAGCCTCGACGAAGACGGCTTCCTCACGCTGCGTGACCGCTCGAAGGACGTGATCATCAGCGGCGGCTCCAACATCTACCCGCGCGAGGTCGAGGAGGTGCTGCTGCGGCACCCGGACGTGGCGGAGGTTTCCGTCGTCGGCCGGCGCGATGCGCAGTGGGGCGAGGTGGTGGTGGCCTTCGTCGTGCCGCGCACCGGCGCGTCGCTGCACGCCGATGCGCTGGACGCGCTGTGCGTCGAGCACATCGCCCGCTTCAAGCGGCCCAAGGAGTACGTCTTCGTCGAGGCCTTGCCGAAGAACCACTACGGCAAGGTGCTGAAGACCGAGCTGCGCGCGCGGCTGCAGGCTGGACCGGACGCGGCGCGCTGA
- a CDS encoding LysE family translocator: MSDRLADRLGVGQWAQIGREGLFVLTLFAAALVLGFVFNAAPGAVFAETVRQGARGGFRPAFAVQIGSLVGDALWAVLGLAGVGLLLQNPALRAPVGVAGVAYLVWLAWDAWKAASHEFNVQGAPMVASRKALRAGILLSVTNPQNVAYWAAVGSAMGAVGIHQPTAGDYGVFFAGFMASSVLWAFICAALVDRLFRRVGAQWARWTYRACAVAFLVLALSSLRDLVGPRPATEAASPRAVVNGRP; the protein is encoded by the coding sequence GTGTCGGACCGTCTGGCGGACCGTCTGGGTGTCGGACAATGGGCGCAGATCGGTCGTGAGGGGTTGTTCGTGCTGACGTTGTTCGCCGCCGCGCTCGTGCTTGGTTTCGTCTTCAATGCCGCGCCGGGAGCGGTCTTCGCCGAGACGGTGCGCCAAGGGGCGCGTGGCGGCTTCCGGCCCGCGTTCGCGGTGCAGATCGGCTCGCTCGTGGGCGATGCCTTGTGGGCGGTGCTGGGGCTTGCCGGTGTCGGACTCCTGCTCCAAAACCCCGCGCTGCGAGCCCCGGTCGGCGTGGCGGGCGTCGCGTACCTCGTGTGGCTCGCGTGGGATGCCTGGAAGGCCGCGAGCCACGAGTTCAATGTGCAGGGAGCGCCGATGGTGGCCTCCCGCAAGGCATTGCGCGCCGGCATCCTCCTGTCGGTGACCAACCCCCAGAACGTGGCCTATTGGGCTGCCGTGGGCAGCGCGATGGGCGCCGTGGGCATCCACCAACCGACCGCGGGCGACTACGGGGTGTTCTTCGCAGGCTTCATGGCCTCGTCCGTGCTGTGGGCCTTCATTTGCGCCGCGCTGGTCGACCGCCTGTTCCGCCGTGTCGGAGCGCAATGGGCGCGTTGGACTTATCGAGCCTGCGCGGTGGCCTTCCTGGTGCTGGCACTGTCGTCGCTGCGCGACCTGGTCGGGCCACGCCCCGCGACCGAGGCAGCCAGCCCCCGGGCCGTGGTGAACGGCCGGCCCTGA
- the gloA gene encoding lactoylglutathione lyase, producing the protein MRILHTMLRVGDLQRSIDFYTQVMGMKLLRTTDRPEQQYSLAFVGYGTNPEHAEIELTYNYGVDRYDLGTAYGHIAIEVPDAYAACERIRAAGGTITREPGPVKGGTTVIAFVTDPDGYKIELIERKPAG; encoded by the coding sequence ATGAGAATCCTCCACACGATGCTGCGCGTCGGCGATCTGCAGCGCTCGATCGACTTCTACACCCAGGTGATGGGCATGAAGCTGCTGCGCACGACCGACCGCCCCGAGCAGCAATACTCCCTCGCCTTCGTCGGCTATGGCACCAATCCCGAGCACGCCGAGATCGAACTCACCTACAACTACGGCGTCGACCGCTACGACCTCGGCACGGCCTACGGTCACATCGCGATCGAGGTGCCCGACGCCTACGCGGCATGCGAGCGCATCCGTGCGGCGGGCGGCACGATCACCCGCGAGCCGGGGCCCGTCAAGGGGGGCACGACGGTGATCGCCTTCGTGACCGACCCCGACGGCTACAAGATCGAGCTCATCGAGCGCAAACCGGCGGGATGA
- a CDS encoding bifunctional 4-hydroxy-2-oxoglutarate aldolase/2-dehydro-3-deoxy-phosphogluconate aldolase has product MSTLELASHGPVIPVIVIDRLQDAVPLAEALVAGGVRVLEVTLRTPVALQCIEAIAKAVPEAIVGAGTVRTGLDAQSAKDAGCRFAVSPGYTPEIGRACQDLGLALLPGVSTASEVMTANADGYHFLKFFPATAAGGVPMLKALAGPFPDVYFCPTGGITLETAPQFLALPNVKVCGGSWLTPADAVREGDWPRITRLAQQAAALRRG; this is encoded by the coding sequence ATGAGCACCCTCGAGCTGGCCTCCCACGGCCCTGTGATCCCCGTCATCGTCATCGACCGGCTGCAGGACGCGGTGCCGCTCGCCGAGGCCTTGGTCGCCGGCGGCGTGCGTGTGCTGGAAGTGACGCTGCGCACGCCGGTGGCGCTGCAATGCATCGAGGCGATCGCCAAGGCGGTGCCCGAGGCCATCGTGGGCGCCGGCACGGTGCGTACCGGCTTGGATGCGCAATCCGCCAAGGACGCGGGCTGCCGTTTCGCGGTCAGTCCGGGCTACACGCCCGAGATCGGACGTGCCTGCCAAGACCTCGGGCTCGCGCTCTTGCCTGGGGTGTCCACGGCCAGCGAGGTGATGACCGCCAACGCCGATGGCTACCACTTCCTGAAGTTCTTCCCGGCCACGGCCGCGGGGGGCGTGCCGATGCTCAAGGCCCTGGCCGGTCCGTTTCCCGACGTGTACTTCTGCCCCACCGGCGGCATCACCCTCGAGACGGCACCGCAATTCCTTGCACTGCCGAACGTGAAGGTCTGCGGCGGCTCGTGGCTCACCCCGGCGGATGCGGTGCGCGAGGGGGACTGGCCCCGCATCACGCGCCTCGCACAGCAGGCAGCGGCGCTGCGCCGCGGCTGA
- the edd gene encoding phosphogluconate dehydratase, producing the protein MNPVIARVTERIRRRSEATRGAYLLRVARAADRPRGADRMGCANVAHAFAALPPPLKVKVLSERAPNIGIVTAYNDMLSAHHPYAGYPQVIKDEAARLGATAQVAGGVPAMCDGVTQGLPGMELSLFSRDTIAMATAVALTHDVFDAALLLGICDKIVPGLLIGALHFGHLPCVFVPAGPMSTGLSNSEKAQVRELYAQGLVGREQLLEAESKAYHGPGTCTFYGTANSNQMLMEAMGLHVPGAAFIPPHTELREALTREAVRTVLANIKGKRFTPIGHLVDERSIVNAMVALLATGGSTNHLIHWVAVARAAGLVIDWDDFSELSAVVPLLARVYPNGSADVNQFQAAGGPGFVLRELLDGGLLHADVLTVALEGLRAYTRVPVLQEGALRWQDLPEASGDEGIVRGVAAPFSPTGGLKVLQGNLGRAVIKVSAVPPDRHIIEAPALVFDSQEALQQAFNDGQLERDFVAVVRFQGPRANGMPELHKLTPPLAVLQGKGYRVALVTDGRMSGASGKVPAAIHVSPEALAGGALAKLRDGDLIRLDAVKGTLDALVPEVEWVARPVAERSAEQAQDCAHMLGRELFGGMRRNVTSAEEGACTWL; encoded by the coding sequence ATGAATCCCGTCATCGCCAGAGTCACCGAGCGCATCCGGCGTCGCAGCGAGGCGACGCGCGGCGCCTACCTGCTTCGCGTCGCCCGCGCGGCGGACCGCCCGCGAGGTGCCGACCGGATGGGGTGTGCCAACGTGGCACATGCCTTCGCGGCCCTGCCGCCGCCGCTCAAAGTCAAAGTCCTCTCCGAGCGGGCGCCCAACATCGGCATCGTCACCGCCTACAACGACATGCTCTCGGCGCACCATCCGTACGCGGGCTATCCGCAGGTCATCAAGGACGAGGCGGCACGCCTGGGCGCAACGGCGCAGGTGGCCGGGGGCGTGCCCGCGATGTGCGACGGTGTCACGCAAGGCCTGCCGGGCATGGAGCTGAGCCTCTTTTCGCGCGACACCATCGCGATGGCCACCGCGGTCGCGCTGACGCACGACGTGTTCGATGCGGCGCTGCTGCTGGGCATCTGCGACAAGATCGTGCCCGGTCTGCTCATCGGCGCCTTGCACTTCGGCCACCTGCCCTGTGTGTTCGTGCCCGCAGGTCCGATGAGCACCGGCCTGTCCAACAGCGAGAAGGCCCAGGTGCGCGAGTTGTATGCGCAGGGGCTGGTGGGGCGCGAGCAATTGCTGGAGGCCGAATCGAAGGCCTACCATGGCCCCGGCACCTGCACTTTCTACGGCACGGCCAACAGCAACCAGATGCTGATGGAGGCGATGGGCTTGCACGTGCCCGGGGCCGCTTTCATCCCGCCCCACACCGAGTTGCGCGAGGCGCTCACCCGCGAGGCGGTGCGCACCGTGCTGGCCAACATCAAGGGCAAGCGCTTTACGCCGATCGGCCACTTGGTGGATGAGCGCAGCATCGTCAATGCGATGGTCGCGCTTCTGGCCACCGGCGGCTCGACCAACCACCTCATCCACTGGGTGGCGGTGGCTCGTGCGGCCGGCCTCGTGATCGACTGGGACGACTTCTCGGAGCTGTCGGCCGTGGTGCCGCTGCTGGCGCGCGTGTACCCCAACGGCAGCGCCGACGTGAACCAGTTCCAGGCCGCCGGTGGGCCGGGCTTCGTGCTGCGGGAGCTGCTGGACGGCGGGCTGCTGCATGCCGACGTGCTGACCGTGGCGCTAGAGGGCTTGCGGGCCTACACCCGCGTGCCGGTGCTGCAGGAAGGCGCGCTGCGCTGGCAGGACCTGCCCGAGGCCAGCGGCGACGAGGGCATCGTGCGCGGGGTGGCGGCGCCGTTCAGTCCCACGGGGGGCCTCAAGGTCCTGCAGGGCAACCTCGGCCGGGCGGTCATCAAGGTCTCGGCCGTGCCGCCGGACAGGCACATCATCGAGGCGCCGGCGCTGGTGTTCGACAGCCAGGAGGCGTTGCAGCAGGCGTTCAACGACGGGCAGTTGGAGCGGGACTTCGTCGCGGTCGTGCGCTTCCAGGGCCCGCGGGCCAATGGCATGCCCGAACTGCACAAGCTCACCCCGCCGCTCGCAGTGCTGCAAGGCAAGGGATACCGCGTGGCGCTGGTCACCGACGGGCGCATGAGCGGGGCTTCGGGCAAGGTGCCGGCTGCGATCCACGTGAGCCCCGAGGCGCTGGCGGGCGGTGCGCTGGCCAAGCTGCGTGACGGGGACCTCATCCGCCTCGACGCGGTGAAAGGCACGCTCGATGCACTCGTGCCCGAGGTGGAGTGGGTGGCGCGGCCGGTGGCCGAGCGCAGCGCGGAGCAGGCCCAAGACTGTGCCCACATGCTCGGACGCGAGCTCTTCGGCGGCATGCGCCGCAACGTCACCAGCGCCGAGGAAGGCGCCTGCACCTGGTTGTGA